cgtttttgataattaaaccttttcatgTTATCTAAAGGTATCcagcactctcctccccactacttTACTTCACCGCTAAAAATtcatctccttttcctcctgcgTCAGAGTTCTCCTGCAATCAGTACccacacagttgagaaccagtgtggtgtagtgattagagtgctaaGACTAGGATTGGAGGATTTGATttctccattcagtcatgaaactcactgaaacactctcctccaaacctgcctcacaggattgttgtgaggataaaagtgtaGAGGAAGAACAAGTACACTACCCTGATCTCTTTGAAGGTAGAACAGGACATGTGtctataacatatacatatttatgttgacCTTTAGCCACATGCAGTCCAATCCTAAAAATgaaaactcagaagcaaattcaaatggcCTTTTTACACCTAGCACAGTAGCAAGCAGCCCAGTTTAATCCATTCTATGAaccacatttcatttaagcaaaagtATATGTACAGTAACTATAGTGTATGTCGATGCACTACAGTATAGTGTGTCTActctacagaaggaaaagccagcaatttgatttcaaacaggatggcagaaaaagacaaggaggctattcctacgatcacccaaaagcaggcgaagggagcccagcacgCTTTGGGGGGATAGTGTGCTGCAACAAGAGCCCGGCAACTAGCCACAATAAATccacctccccttaaatgaagttaatggagcgacGGCGCCGTTAACATTGTTgtgctcgtgtgtcaccgtggtgcatggcaacacatgagtagacccctgtccgaggggctgcaagcagcctcccgggctcaggggtctctccaggatgccctgtgcacttgcgcggggcaacctgggacttccggggccatgtggcccccaatccccgtaGTCCTCGCCAGTTCTGTGATGGAaccagcagccatgtgggcggccatctggccacccagctatgagcggctgctcatctgcggggaaagcgggctaagtccgctctccccacagaaccgcATCAGGTGCTTCACATGTGTCGTGTGAAGTGCTTCAATATGCAAGTTATTTATATACGAGTAACTGCTTCCTAAAGAATGTAGCAGTATAACTGGATTTGTCAGGAGTCTGGTAGCCATTATTAGGAGTCTGGTAACGAGAGAAGTACTGGTAAGCTGAAAATAGGAAATCTTTGTAGCTTCATGTGTGTAGTATTGGAGTTGCCACTGCATTTTGTCTGAAGCTAACTCATGAAAATACTTTgaattttgaatgaatgaatgaatgtgctaAGTTTAGTTTGCATTTTGTTTAATTCTATTTACTAGTTTTATGTGATACATTGTTTATATTATTGCTTTGTGTGTTCAGTACATGAAAAAAATGTTCATTGGCTTTCTGTTCATCTCTTACCTTTGACTACGGAAAAATATAATGGAGGACACCTGCCTCTCGCCAACTGTTGTGACTGAatggcaatatttattttattttatttatttaacatattttcataccgcccaaaacacaaattccatcacacacacacacatctcatttATACGTAGGTGGTATTTCATACATTCTCAATAAACTCTTCCAAATATCAGGGATCTGTCGAAGAGTTCTGTGAGAGAACATGGAGAGTCCAAGTCACCACCAGTCCCTCATTTTCAAGTAAATGTACCTCGAAGGTGGGGCTCCCACAGAGGAGAGGTATGGCTCCAGTCAGCAGAAGAAAACTGGGGAGTGCTTAAGCAACAGCATCTTAATAGCACTCATCCCTTCTCTTCCagatgggggagaggggaaggagttACTGGTGGGGAGCCAGGCAATGCAGTGGAGTGTGGAGTACAttgagaaggagaggaggaagggtggCCCAGCAGGGTAAATAAGGTCTTAGAAGGGGTGTTGTGGGGTGGCATTAcctccccacaacacacacacacacacacacacacacacacacacacacacacacacacaattgaccACCTAACCAACTCAGCTCAACGAAGTTATGAACTTAGGACTGGTGAACAAACTGTGAATGAAATCATTATGAACTACAGGTAGGACTAGATTTTCCACTGTGCTTTGCTTACAATCAATGTGATGACCTTTGCACAGAAGATAATGAGCTTCCCTGTTCCATGAAGAAGATGCTGCCTGCAGAGTGATGCTTTCCTAAAGGGgatgacttaggaacataggaagccgctgtatactgagtcagaccattggtctatctagctcagtattgtctacacagactggcagaggcttctccaaggttacaggcaggaatctctctcagccctatcctggagaacccagagagggaacttgaaaccttctgctcttcccagagcggctccattccctgaagggaatatctgacagtgtttGCATGTGGTCGCCcagtcaaatgcaaccagggcagaatctGCTTAgctgggggacaagtcatgcttacccctttccctctccctttccctctataTCAGATACTGCCTAGCCTGTTGCTGGGGAGAAGATAATGGGGAGTGCAAAGGTGTGGAGGGACTGGATCCTAAAGGACTCAGATTTTGGGGATCCAgttctggggactcaagttctAGGGATCTTTCAGGTTCTAGCCTGGTGTTGGGGCCGGGAACTGGCTCTTGCTTCAGATTCAGACAGAGTTGATATGTTCGGCAAGTATAATGACAGATATAGATGAGATATACTGTATATGAGAAAAAGGGGTTTGACTACAATGCACAAAATTTCTAAAAGGTTGTAGTGGTTTTACACATCCCCAACTGCTCTCCATAACATTAGTTGTGCTTTCCTCTGCAATTCAAAATAAAAGGCTTTTTTTTAGAAAGTAAACCCTACCTTCATTTTGGAGGCTTTTGGTAAGTTGGTCAACCAGGAGAAAGCATTGCTTCACCTCCATCTGGACAATCTCCCAGGCACACATGCTGTACTGTTGCTCTCTCAGGAAGTCATCGATTCTTTGAAAATAGCTTTTCACTCTCAGCCTGATCAGCTGGGTGCTCTGACCCCTTGGAGATGTGATGGCATTCTCCATATTGGCACTCAAGCAGGATCCCAGATGCTTGATCTGATGGTCCAGTCCATTCTGGAAAATTGCCATTGAATTCATATCCCACACAGTTTCTGTATGGTTTTGGTTGAAGATGCGGAAGGTCTGCTGGAGGATTTCATGGATGGCCACCTTGGCATTCTCCCCCTGAGATGCTTGGATCTTCCTGAGGATTTCTGTGGTGGCCATGACGTCTCTTCCATCGTCTATGCATTGCAGGGGAATGCTTGCTCTCATTTTGCTCTCCAGAAGTTCCAAGTTGCTTTTGTTCACATTCTGTAGCCATCTGCGAAGTTCGTTGCAATTCTGAGAAGAGATGCCAGTGAAGAAGAGCATCAGCAGGCAAAGATGTAGGCAGCCTTTTGTGATCATGGCGGATACGAAGATATTTGCAGAATATGCTGAAGTGGGTCCTGACCAAGATGTCCCAAAGTCTGCTGCTTCTTTTGGCTTTCAGTCTTTGTATTTAAATGGTGAGGGGTTGGAGTTGTCTTTTGTTTTGCCATTTTCTATTTAATAGGATTTTCCCCATTTTCTACTTTCAGTTTCTACTTTTTGACAAACTTTAGGCATTGTTCACAATAACTTAAAATGTAATAATTAGGATTGTCCATATTAGAAAATAGAGTACTTCAAATTATAAGAATAGATAATTTACAAGATAATTGTTTCCTAACTCCAACTTGGTTTCAGTATCCCTCCAGGTATAAAAAGACACAACAGGAATAGTAGGTTTGGTTCTTCAGTGTGATAACAAGCTAGTGGCAATTGAAATCGATGAATAGAAAGTTATGGATTGTTTTtgcaatcatttatttattttacatatttctataccgccccaaactaacatctctgggcagtttacaacaaaaacaaaaagttagaacattagttaaaacaaataaatgacaaattaaaacagtagttaaaacaaataataaacaacaaaaagttaaaacattataagaatttaaaaccttaaatcaataacttaaaatgaagttaaaactatgaaaacgatatttaattaaaagcctgggtgaacaaatgtgtctttaaagtttttttttttttttaatgtcagagatggggaagctcttatttcagcagggagtgcattccaaaatatCGGGACAGCAActaagaaggcctgtccccaaatagccaccaaatgagccagtagcagctgcaggtggacctctcccgatgatctcaataggcggtggggttcaggccaaagaagacgttctcttaaatacccagggcccaagccgtttagggctttataggttataaccagcaccttgtatttcgcccagaaacttattggccgCCAGTgtggatcttttaagataggagtgatatggtctctccgagatgacccagagaccaacctggttgctgcattctgaaccagctgtagtttccggactacatacaaaggcagccccacatagagcgcattgcagtagtccagtttggaggttaccagcatatatactactGTCGTGAGGTcgctcatctcaagaaacagacgcagctgacgtatcagccgaagctgataaaaggcacctctggccaccacctcaacctgggaaaccagggagaggtctgGATCTAGAAGCAGCCTCAGACGGCGAACCTATTCGTTCTGGGGAGGTAActataagtatctccgtcttatcttgattcagtctcagtttgttatccctcatccaggccatcaccGCCTTCAGGCAcgtgtttagggaggttatcaTGAAGCTGAAAAGTTCTTAGGGGAGATAGAGAATATACTGTAAGCCTAACATGGGTTTGATGGAGTTAGAAACAGGTTTCATGACAGTGAGGAACCCTTGTAGCATCCTGCAGGTGCCTATCATTTTCTGCCTCCCAATTCATCTTGTAGATATATAACATCCCTGGGGAAAATTTGTGGGGTTTGGTGCCCACAGCATACTATCTCCACAGCACTCTATCTCCTTTTCATCAGACCCAGGCATCATAATTGCAGATCCTAATTGATCCACAaatacaaaacaacttgaacTTGGATATAGACTAGATAGGCTCCCAGATCTTATTGAAGGAGCCAACTTTCTATGGGTAAGATTGGATAATCAGCTTGATGAAAAATCTACAGCCATCCTAAATTCTGATCGCTGTTTACAGCTCCAGGCATCTCTTGTCAATGACCGAGAGGCTGTTGCTTTAGAACTATAAGATAGCCTTATTCagtcttagggatgtgcacaaaactggtttgcctggttcggtttgaatttgaaccggcatTGAACCGGGGTGGGCAGCTTTGGTTTGGGTTTTGCTCGAATTCCCCTTTGGTTCTGTTCAAATTTTAACCCGGttcgaaccggttctaaaagtTCTACATAGCATATAATAGGgaatcaaaccagcccattataccctatgtagagcacctaagggcacaaatgtggggtgtgtggtcgGCACCCACCAAAttccgaagcaatcggacactcctacaatttttagggaatttttgaatttttgttccaatttttgcattcttcctatagggaataatggggcacCCCAAAAGTGGTCTGGGGCATGGGAAAAGTGctagggcaccccaaagtgggtctggggcatGGCCGGGccagcctcaactccccccaggcacccccaagctGAAAattcatgaatttttaaagattattttttacCTCCATTGAAAGCATTGGTGAGCCTTTAATTGAGAAGAACACACTGTACTATGACCTTAATTACTGTGAACTGAACTCAGAGTTCAGGAATACAGCAATTAAGGTCAATAGGtgaaaggtctatcaatgcttTCCAAAGGAGGCAaaaaacaattctttaaaaattcatgaataaataacaataaatcttatcaacttgggggtgcctggggggagttaaggccagccctgctgtgcccccagaccaaCTTTGGAGTGcgtcaaatccccattattccctatggaaggaatacaaaaattgaaaagaacttcaaaaaaatcaccaataatcacaggagtctccgATTGCCtttgggtttggtgggtggtaggcacccctgatcTTTAAAAATTGGTGCATGTAGAGCTTTATGTCAACAACTGATGGCTGCCTCCTGAGCCAAAAATTCAACTCTTTGGGCGCTATGTGGCTATGAGTCCTACACCAGGGCCTTCCCACTTGGATTGTATTATCCCGGCCattgtataagaacataagaacagtcctgctggatcaggcccagggcccatctagtccagcatcctgtttctcacagtggcccaccagatgctgctggaagctacaggcaggagttgagggcatgccctctctcctgccgttactcccctgcaactggtactcagaggcatcctgcatttgaggccggaggtggcctatagccctccaactagtagccgatgatagacgtctcctccatgaagttatccaagcccttcttaaagccacccaggctgttggctgtcaccacatcttgtggcagagaattccacaagtggattatgagttgtgtgaaaaagtacttccatttgttggtcctagatttcctggcaatcagtttcatgggatgactcctggttctagtgttatgtgagagggagaagaatttctctcaatccactttctccacaccatgcatgattttatagacctctatcatgtctccccgcagtcatcttttttctaaactaaaaagccccaggtgttgtagtcttgcctcataagaaaggtgctctaggctcctgagcatcttggttgccttcttctgcaccttttcccgttctgcaatgtccttttttagatgtggtgaccagtattgtacgcagtattccaaatgtggccgcacgatcattttgtataagggcattatgatattaaccattttattttcaatctcgttcctaatgatccctagcatggaattggcctttttcacagctgctgcacattgagtcgacactttcaacaagctgtccacgatgaccacaagatccctctcttggtcagtcaccgacagctcagatcccatcagcgtatacttgaagttggggtttttcgtcccaatgtgcatcactttatacttgccaacactgaaccacatttgccactttgtcaccaactcacccagtttggagagatccttttggagcttcttacaatctgttttggatttcactacccggaagagtttggtatcatctgcaaatttggccacctcgctgcttctagatcatttatgaataaattaaaaagccagtacagatccctgggggaccccacatcttacttctctccattccatgaccgctaagtttcctcaggagtctttgatgaggaaatttgtcaaaagctttttggaagtccaggtatactatgtcaactagatcaccttgatccacacacttgttgacactctcaaagaactccaaaaggttggtgaggcaagatttacctttgcggatgCCATGctagttcactcccagcagggcctgttcttctatgtgttttataattttatccttgaggatgctttccatcaatttgcctggaatggacgttaagctaaccggcctgtaatttcccgaatcacccctggattcctttttgaaaatcaatgttacatttgctactttccagtcctctggtacagagcccgattgcaggggtaagttatatattttagcaaagaggtcggcaatttcacatttgacttctttgaggactcttggacggatgccatccggccctggtgatttgttatttttcagattttacagacagtttagaacatcaactcttgtcacttctatctgactcaattctttcacctccattcctaaaaagcctgtttcaggaacaggtatatgctcagtatcctctgctgtgaagacgtatgcaaagaactcatttagcttctctgcagccttcaTATCCTCctataatccctttcactccctcattgtctaatagtccaactgcctccctggcaggtttcctgcttctgatgtatttaaagaagtttttgttatcccccttgatacttttggctaaatgttcctcaaactctctttttgcctcccttgtcttttgccagagtttgtgttcctttctgttctcttcatatggacaggccttccaattttgaaaggaagtcttcttccctttcatggcttccttgacggtacccgttagccatgctggcatcctcctggatttagtgatacctttcctccttttgggtatacaatctaacttggcttctagtattgtggttttgagtaaactccatgcactctggagcgaagtgactctcctgattttccccttcagctttcttttcatttcacctttcattttggagaagtttcctcttctgaaattcaaaatgtctgtgttagatttcctcGGTGATTctttccctgcatgtatgctgaacttgatggcactatggtcattgttccctaaaAGGTCGATGGCACTGACaccacgcaccaggtcctgggtgtcactcagaattaagtccaaggtcaccttctctctggctggttccaagaccaactgttctagggcacagtcattcagcgaatctagaaatttgacctctttgtcattacctgactgtgaatttacggagtctatgtgtgagtaattgaagtcacccattatttatttatttatttatttattccaaaaatggctcagggcagtttacacagagaaataataaataaataagatggatccctgcccccaaagggctcacagtctaaaaagaaatataagacagacaccagcaacagtcactagagttactgt
Above is a window of Hemicordylus capensis ecotype Gifberg chromosome 2, rHemCap1.1.pri, whole genome shotgun sequence DNA encoding:
- the LOC128343652 gene encoding interferon beta-like — protein: MITKGCLHLCLLMLFFTGISSQNCNELRRWLQNVNKSNLELLESKMRASIPLQCIDDGRDVMATTEILRKIQASQGENAKVAIHEILQQTFRIFNQNHTETVWDMNSMAIFQNGLDHQIKHLGSCLSANMENAITSPRGQSTQLIRLRVKSYFQRIDDFLREQQYSMCAWEIVQMEVKQCFLLVDQLTKSLQNEA